The following coding sequences lie in one bacterium genomic window:
- the proC gene encoding pyrroline-5-carboxylate reductase, with protein MAVDCSVALIGAGNMAEALLRGLLGTGTFAAHRCIVANKRNDERLERLAAHWGVRTTRDKAWLMREGDVVVLAVKPHDVAEVLGEIAPHAEPRHLVVSVAAGVPLETIERRLHGVPAVRTMPNTSTAVNASATALCAGRWAGGAHLEIARAMFEAVGRVVVVPEPLFDAVTGLSGSGPAYVYLLAEAMVEAGMRAGLDRETALDLVSQTVLGAGKMLAETGQDPAALRARVTSPNGTTMAGVRALEELGFPDAVREAVGRATARSRELRRGA; from the coding sequence ATGGCAGTCGATTGCTCAGTGGCACTCATCGGAGCGGGAAACATGGCGGAAGCGCTGTTGCGCGGCCTGCTCGGGACGGGCACGTTCGCCGCGCACCGGTGCATCGTGGCCAACAAACGCAACGACGAACGGCTCGAGCGTCTCGCCGCGCACTGGGGCGTCCGGACCACACGGGACAAGGCCTGGTTGATGCGCGAGGGCGATGTTGTGGTCCTCGCCGTCAAGCCCCACGACGTGGCGGAGGTGCTCGGCGAGATCGCTCCGCATGCGGAGCCGCGGCATCTCGTCGTATCGGTGGCGGCCGGGGTCCCGCTCGAGACGATCGAGCGCCGGCTCCACGGGGTCCCGGCGGTCCGGACGATGCCAAACACGTCGACCGCGGTGAATGCGTCGGCGACGGCCCTGTGCGCCGGACGCTGGGCCGGCGGGGCTCACCTGGAAATAGCGCGCGCGATGTTCGAGGCGGTCGGCCGCGTTGTCGTCGTGCCGGAGCCGCTCTTCGACGCCGTCACCGGGCTGTCCGGCAGCGGACCCGCGTACGTCTACCTGCTCGCGGAGGCGATGGTCGAAGCGGGGATGCGCGCGGGCCTCGACCGGGAGACCGCGCTCGACCTCGTGTCGCAGACGGTGCTCGGCGCGGGGAAGATGCTCGCCGAGACGGGACAGGATCCGGCCGCGCTGCGGGCCCGCGTGACATCGCCCAACGGCACCACGATGGCGGGCGTGCGCGCGCTCGAGGAACTTGGCTTCCCGGACGCGGTTCGGGAGGCGGTGGGGCGCGCAACCGCGCGTTCGCGGGAGCTGCGGCGCGGCGCCTGA
- a CDS encoding ABC transporter substrate-binding protein gives MTQVFIRRLLPLLLAVALVPVALWSVGQVQAQAAKTLVIAIGADQTGLDPQTVENNESGFVMSTIYDSIVNYKPGSSDVGPGLAQSWTISPDGKTYTFKLRHGVTFHDGTPMNARTVGQDIDRAINPNNPCYVLGRKGVDTYDDFTFGSVKDGNVAKMDVVDDYTLRFTLPQPNAPFITSLAMIWQGIVSPTATKQYNCDASQHPVGTGPFKFVEAVRNDHVTVDANPSYWGGKPKVDRIIFQIVPESATRMLKLERNEVQVLADVPPSDYGRVTGNPQLKLYTAAGLTILGVAMSNDVGPFKDVRVRQAMNYAVDKDAINKGLYGGATTASQGMPPVLWGFNKAVTPYPYDPAKAKQLLAEAGFPNGFTTDMMVYANPRGYNPIGGAKLGEAVQGYLAKVGVTVKITQYEWGAYLDKIRHTQWDGMAISGWSGDNGDPDNFLGDLFEWDEAAGKARTNNNSRHHDPAFDKLIVQGRRVSNQAQRAQIYTQANKLLHDDAPWIFINYTNQVRATRANVKGFLLNPLQMFFHMELVSLQ, from the coding sequence ATGACGCAGGTGTTCATCCGCCGGCTGCTACCGCTGCTCCTCGCGGTTGCGCTCGTGCCGGTTGCGTTGTGGAGCGTCGGGCAGGTCCAGGCGCAGGCGGCGAAGACGCTTGTGATCGCGATCGGCGCCGACCAGACAGGGTTGGACCCGCAGACCGTCGAGAACAACGAGTCGGGGTTCGTGATGTCGACGATCTACGACAGCATCGTCAACTACAAGCCCGGATCCAGCGACGTCGGGCCGGGGCTCGCGCAGTCGTGGACGATCTCCCCAGATGGAAAGACGTACACGTTCAAACTGCGGCACGGGGTGACGTTCCACGACGGGACGCCGATGAACGCGCGCACGGTCGGTCAAGACATCGATCGGGCGATCAATCCGAACAACCCCTGTTACGTGCTCGGCCGCAAGGGGGTCGATACGTACGACGACTTCACGTTCGGATCGGTGAAGGACGGGAACGTCGCCAAGATGGATGTGGTGGACGATTACACGCTCCGGTTCACACTGCCGCAGCCGAACGCGCCGTTCATCACCAGCCTGGCGATGATCTGGCAGGGGATCGTGTCGCCGACGGCCACGAAGCAATACAACTGCGACGCGAGCCAGCACCCGGTGGGGACGGGGCCGTTCAAGTTCGTCGAGGCGGTGCGGAACGATCACGTCACCGTGGACGCGAACCCGAGCTACTGGGGCGGGAAACCGAAGGTCGATCGGATCATCTTCCAGATCGTGCCCGAGAGCGCGACGCGGATGCTGAAGTTGGAGCGGAACGAGGTGCAGGTGCTGGCGGATGTGCCCCCGTCCGACTACGGGCGCGTGACGGGCAACCCTCAGCTCAAACTCTACACGGCGGCCGGGCTGACCATCCTCGGTGTGGCGATGTCGAACGACGTCGGGCCGTTCAAGGACGTCCGGGTCCGGCAGGCGATGAACTACGCTGTGGACAAGGACGCGATCAACAAGGGCCTGTACGGCGGCGCGACGACGGCGAGCCAGGGGATGCCGCCGGTGCTGTGGGGGTTCAACAAGGCGGTGACCCCGTACCCGTACGATCCGGCAAAGGCGAAGCAGCTGCTGGCCGAGGCTGGGTTCCCGAACGGGTTCACGACGGACATGATGGTGTACGCGAACCCGCGCGGCTACAATCCGATCGGCGGCGCCAAGTTGGGCGAGGCCGTCCAAGGGTACCTCGCCAAGGTCGGCGTAACCGTGAAAATCACCCAGTATGAGTGGGGCGCCTACCTCGACAAGATCCGCCACACTCAGTGGGACGGGATGGCGATCAGCGGCTGGTCGGGCGACAACGGCGATCCCGACAACTTCCTCGGCGACCTGTTCGAGTGGGACGAGGCGGCGGGGAAGGCGCGGACGAACAACAACTCGCGTCACCACGATCCGGCGTTCGACAAACTGATCGTGCAGGGCCGGCGGGTGTCCAACCAGGCCCAACGGGCTCAGATCTACACGCAGGCCAACAAGCTCCTCCACGACGACGCGCCGTGGATCTTCATCAACTACACGAACCAAGTGCGGGCGACGCGGGCGAACGTCAAAGGCTTCCTGCTGAACCCGCTCCAGATGTTCTTCCACATGGAGCTCGTCTCGCTGCAGTAA
- a CDS encoding ABC transporter permease: MLKYVARRLVQLIPVLLGVSVLVFFGMHLIPGDVAELLLGDKGTAADLTRLRHQLGLDQPVYVQYARFLVGAVHGDFGASLRTRQPAIWEIGQALPVTIQLSLAALLFAVVFGLGIGVFAARHPRSALDTGAMVGVLIGVSMPIFWTGILLLLVFGGVLGWLPLGSLLDEGMTWHRITGMPLVDGLLTGNWTLVRSSAAHLVLPAVALGATSMATIARMSRSTMLEVLNLDYVRTARAKGVGERWVVSRHALRNALLPVVTLIGLQLGLLLSGAVLTETIFALPGLGRLAITSVLARDYPVVQGVVLIAAAIFVLANLLVDILYAYLDPRIRYA, encoded by the coding sequence ATGCTGAAATACGTGGCGCGTCGGCTCGTGCAGCTCATCCCAGTCTTGCTGGGCGTGAGCGTGCTCGTGTTCTTCGGGATGCACCTGATCCCGGGCGACGTCGCGGAGCTGCTGCTTGGCGACAAGGGAACGGCGGCCGATCTCACGCGACTTCGCCACCAACTCGGCTTGGACCAGCCCGTGTACGTCCAATATGCGCGCTTTCTCGTCGGCGCGGTCCACGGAGACTTCGGGGCGTCGCTCCGGACACGCCAGCCGGCGATCTGGGAGATCGGTCAGGCGCTGCCCGTGACGATCCAGCTGAGCCTGGCGGCGCTCCTGTTCGCCGTCGTGTTTGGGCTGGGGATCGGCGTGTTCGCCGCGCGGCACCCGCGGTCCGCGTTGGATACCGGCGCGATGGTCGGAGTGCTAATCGGCGTGTCGATGCCGATCTTCTGGACCGGCATCCTCCTGTTGCTCGTCTTTGGGGGCGTGCTGGGGTGGCTGCCCCTCGGGAGCTTGCTGGACGAGGGCATGACGTGGCACCGGATCACCGGCATGCCGCTCGTGGACGGGCTGCTCACCGGCAACTGGACGCTGGTCAGGAGCAGCGCCGCGCACCTCGTGCTGCCGGCGGTCGCGCTGGGGGCAACGTCGATGGCCACGATCGCCCGGATGTCGCGATCGACGATGCTCGAGGTGCTCAACCTCGACTACGTGCGGACGGCGCGCGCCAAAGGCGTGGGGGAGCGATGGGTGGTCAGTCGCCACGCGCTGCGGAACGCGCTGCTGCCGGTCGTCACCTTGATCGGCCTCCAGCTCGGCCTGCTGCTGAGTGGCGCCGTCCTGACCGAGACGATTTTTGCGCTGCCGGGACTAGGGCGTTTGGCGATCACGAGCGTGCTGGCGCGCGACTACCCGGTGGTGCAGGGGGTCGTGCTCATCGCCGCCGCCATCTTCGTGCTGGCGAACCTCTTGGTGGACATCCTGTACGCGTACCTCGACCCGCGGATCCGCTACGCATGA
- a CDS encoding ABC transporter permease has product MTTVDVALPRRQRRLAALSWQRLLRSPNLLVGVMVLVVVVGSAAFAHQIAPYNPIDQAFADQLKAPQATHLFGTDEFGRDIFSRCVYGARIALVVGVIADGIAMLLGVVLGIVAGYFGGRVDAAVMRLVDVMLAFPYLLLAMIVVAILGPSLTNAMIAIGIVYTPQFARVVRGAVLAIREQEFVEAAGAVGAGALRILARHVLPNVLSPIIVMATLTVGFTIVETAGLSFLGLGASPPTPEWGSMLATGRSYMLTAPWIATFPGLAILITVVGFNLVGDGLRDLLDPRLRGRGF; this is encoded by the coding sequence ATGACGACGGTCGACGTCGCGCTGCCTCGGCGTCAACGCCGTCTCGCCGCCCTATCGTGGCAACGGCTCCTGCGGAGCCCGAACCTGCTCGTGGGGGTCATGGTGCTCGTCGTCGTCGTCGGGTCGGCGGCGTTCGCGCACCAGATCGCGCCGTACAATCCGATCGATCAGGCGTTCGCCGACCAGCTCAAGGCACCGCAGGCGACCCATCTGTTCGGGACGGACGAATTCGGCCGGGACATCTTCTCCCGTTGCGTGTACGGAGCCAGGATCGCCCTGGTGGTTGGGGTGATCGCCGACGGCATCGCGATGCTGCTCGGGGTCGTCTTGGGCATCGTCGCCGGATACTTCGGCGGACGCGTGGACGCGGCGGTGATGCGGCTCGTGGACGTGATGCTCGCGTTTCCGTACCTGCTGCTCGCGATGATCGTTGTCGCGATCCTCGGGCCGAGCCTGACCAACGCGATGATCGCGATCGGCATCGTGTACACGCCGCAGTTCGCGCGGGTCGTGCGGGGCGCGGTGCTGGCGATCCGGGAGCAGGAGTTCGTCGAGGCGGCGGGCGCGGTCGGCGCGGGCGCGCTACGGATCCTCGCGCGGCACGTCCTGCCCAACGTTCTGTCGCCGATCATCGTCATGGCGACGCTGACGGTGGGGTTTACGATCGTCGAGACGGCCGGCCTGTCGTTTCTGGGGCTGGGCGCGAGCCCGCCGACGCCGGAGTGGGGCTCGATGCTCGCGACCGGGCGCTCGTACATGCTCACCGCGCCGTGGATCGCGACGTTCCCGGGGCTCGCGATTCTGATCACCGTCGTCGGCTTCAACCTCGTCGGCGACGGCCTGCGCGACCTGCTCGACCCTCGGCTGCGCGGCCGCGGGTTCTGA
- a CDS encoding thioesterase family protein, with translation MHAAGLEIRVRYAETDQMGVAHHSSYLVWFEAARTELIRERGRSYAEIEAAGWLLVVVEAHCRYRRPARYDEVLVVRARVREVRAATLAFAYEVVRKADAELMADGYTVHATVDRTGRARRIPVEIARLLAPSPSETHAGR, from the coding sequence ATGCACGCAGCCGGCCTCGAGATTCGTGTTCGCTACGCCGAGACCGATCAGATGGGGGTGGCGCACCACTCGAGCTATCTCGTCTGGTTCGAGGCGGCGCGAACGGAGTTGATTCGCGAGCGCGGACGATCGTACGCGGAGATCGAGGCGGCGGGGTGGTTGTTGGTCGTCGTCGAGGCGCACTGCCGGTACCGCCGTCCCGCGCGATACGACGAGGTGCTCGTGGTGCGGGCGCGTGTGCGCGAGGTCCGGGCGGCGACGCTCGCGTTTGCGTATGAGGTCGTGCGCAAGGCGGACGCGGAGCTCATGGCCGACGGGTACACCGTGCATGCGACGGTGGATCGAACCGGCCGCGCGCGGCGCATCCCGGTGGAGATCGCCCGCCTGCTGGCGCCGAGTCCATCGGAGACTCACGCGGGTCGGTGA
- a CDS encoding S1 RNA-binding domain-containing protein gives MSEERPAGPQSEEIDLAQIPTLAERQIVQGTVVRVDSEGVLVDVGAKSEGFIPPKELSAQGDTVEGIAVGDRIDVYVMKVEGDEGSILLSKKRADLARAWDRIQQAFQAGTVLHAMVVDKVKGGLVVDLGMRGFVPGSHVDLSQAKGRQFEALVGQSIPLKIIEVDRPKGRVILSHKNAMVETRAKTRTEVLASLEEGQVREGVVKRLTDFGAFVDLGGVDGLLPISEMSWTYIKHPSEVVRRGQHITVAVLRVDREAGRISLGLKHILPDPWQHLGDAYRTGQVVSGKVVRLVASGAFVRLGDVDAFLPISELAEKRVQKVDDIVQAGQSVEALVTEIRPEERRMILSLKRLARERERARVKEFITAQGDEGRVTIGDIAGELLRQVVTGPSPAPESSGADVRPPQPRPDAPSGGETPPRSTPGA, from the coding sequence ATGTCCGAGGAGAGGCCCGCCGGGCCGCAGTCGGAGGAGATCGATCTCGCGCAGATACCCACCTTGGCGGAGCGCCAGATCGTGCAGGGGACCGTTGTCCGGGTGGACAGCGAAGGGGTCCTGGTGGACGTCGGGGCCAAGTCCGAGGGGTTTATTCCCCCGAAGGAGCTGTCGGCGCAGGGCGACACGGTGGAGGGGATCGCGGTCGGCGACCGCATCGACGTCTACGTGATGAAGGTCGAAGGTGACGAGGGCAGCATCCTCCTCAGCAAGAAGCGCGCCGACTTGGCGCGTGCCTGGGATCGGATCCAACAGGCGTTCCAGGCCGGCACCGTGCTCCACGCCATGGTCGTCGACAAGGTCAAGGGCGGCCTCGTCGTCGATCTCGGGATGCGCGGGTTCGTGCCGGGCAGCCACGTGGATTTGTCGCAGGCGAAGGGGCGGCAGTTCGAGGCGCTGGTCGGCCAGAGCATCCCGCTTAAGATCATCGAGGTCGATCGTCCCAAGGGCCGCGTGATCCTGTCGCACAAGAACGCCATGGTGGAGACGCGTGCCAAGACGCGGACCGAGGTGCTCGCGTCGCTGGAAGAAGGGCAGGTGCGGGAGGGCGTGGTGAAACGCCTGACCGATTTCGGCGCGTTCGTGGATCTCGGCGGCGTGGACGGCTTGCTGCCGATCAGCGAGATGTCCTGGACCTACATCAAGCATCCGTCCGAGGTCGTTCGTCGCGGGCAGCACATCACCGTCGCGGTGCTTCGCGTGGACCGCGAGGCCGGACGGATCTCGCTCGGTCTGAAACACATTCTGCCAGACCCATGGCAGCATCTCGGCGATGCGTACCGGACGGGACAGGTCGTTTCCGGGAAGGTCGTTCGGCTGGTGGCGTCGGGTGCGTTCGTGCGCCTTGGCGACGTGGACGCGTTTCTTCCCATCTCGGAGCTCGCGGAGAAGCGCGTGCAGAAGGTCGACGACATCGTGCAGGCGGGGCAGTCGGTCGAGGCCCTCGTGACCGAGATTCGTCCTGAGGAGCGGCGCATGATCCTGAGTCTCAAGCGCCTCGCCCGGGAGCGCGAGCGCGCGCGGGTCAAAGAGTTCATTACCGCGCAGGGCGACGAAGGCCGGGTGACGATCGGTGACATCGCAGGCGAGTTGCTCCGCCAGGTCGTGACCGGCCCGAGCCCCGCGCCGGAGTCGTCCGGGGCCGACGTGCGCCCCCCGCAGCCGCGTCCGGATGCTCCGAGCGGAGGCGAGACCCCCCCTCGTTCGACCCCCGGCGCCTGA
- a CDS encoding enoyl-CoA hydratase/isomerase family protein yields MLFEVTHGVAYLTVNRPEQRNAMTWAMYQRLVEVCDEVDRDGRINVLVISGRGDRAFISGTDIAQFPAFRGNPQAGIDYEERIDHVIGRLEGVTKPTIAAVRGFAVGGGMTVSVACDLRIVAENARFGIPIIRLGNCLSMKNYGRLTALLGPARVKEMIYTGRHVDAAEALSWGLVNEVVPTEALGDRVREIAEAIALAPPLTLRVSKEAVRRVVHRLLADDPGHDLVKTCYDSADFQEGVAAFLEKRTPQWTGR; encoded by the coding sequence ATGCTGTTTGAGGTGACGCACGGGGTGGCCTACCTCACCGTGAATCGCCCGGAGCAGCGAAACGCGATGACCTGGGCGATGTACCAACGGCTGGTCGAGGTGTGCGACGAGGTGGACCGGGACGGGCGGATCAACGTGCTCGTGATCTCGGGACGCGGAGATCGGGCGTTCATTTCCGGCACGGACATCGCCCAGTTTCCGGCGTTCCGCGGTAACCCCCAGGCCGGGATCGACTACGAGGAACGCATCGACCACGTGATCGGGCGGTTGGAGGGCGTGACCAAGCCCACGATCGCCGCGGTGCGCGGCTTTGCGGTCGGGGGCGGAATGACGGTCTCGGTCGCGTGCGATCTGCGGATCGTGGCCGAGAACGCCCGGTTCGGCATCCCGATCATCCGGTTGGGGAACTGCCTGTCGATGAAAAACTACGGCCGGCTGACCGCCCTGCTGGGACCGGCGCGGGTGAAGGAGATGATCTACACCGGCCGCCACGTGGACGCCGCGGAAGCGCTTTCGTGGGGATTGGTGAACGAGGTGGTGCCGACGGAGGCCCTCGGCGACCGCGTGCGCGAGATCGCCGAGGCGATCGCCCTCGCGCCGCCGCTGACCCTACGCGTCAGCAAGGAGGCGGTGCGGCGAGTCGTCCATCGATTGCTGGCCGACGATCCGGGCCACGACCTGGTCAAGACCTGCTACGACAGCGCCGATTTTCAAGAGGGCGTCGCGGCGTTTCTCGAGAAGCGCACGCCCCAGTGGACGGGGCGCTGA
- a CDS encoding penicillin acylase family protein, translating into MTLTPQALAAALPDLDGSVPAPGLRAQAEIWRDPDGIPHLTAASVEDVFFAQGFVHAQDRLWHMEFDRRRAHGRWAEYAGAAFVPQDLFFRRLRLGASARSDYDALNAESRAVLDAYAAGVNAFVATTRVLPIEFALLETRPEPWTPWDSLAVFKVRHADMGSWQSKLWRARLLGYLGPDMTAWLCPGGQRNPTLIVPPGATYRGPTPDGLDAFTGAAAALADIELGGGSNNWALSGRRTASGKPLVAGDPHRALEVPNVYYQNHLACPEFDAVGFSFPGVAGLPHFGHNRFVAWCVTHAMGDYQDLFIERFHPDDARRYWFRGEWRQAEIVRETIRVRGASPVTVDVTITHHGPVAAGDPARGHAIAFCYSATNGPNRTFEACVPMLRAVSADALEDAMRPWVEPANNFVFADVYGTIGYRTRGQIPIRAAANAWLPVPGWDGAHEWRGTIPFEEMPAYRNPDTGWIATANGRITGPEYPHYLGLDFAADFRTRRVIERLGPLERATADDMAAIHADRASIPAGELRDLLGAVTPNGPAAREALERLRAWDGAMVPDAVAPTIYVALRERLMRDLLSPVLGPLALDAFAATPGGGVAHMARLRARLTEWIREDDRTLLPADRDWPAAIGRALDGAAADLRAALGGDVESWRWDRVHVTQPRHPLTTVFPQHAALLNPPSVGAGGDGDTVQAAAFVPGAGYGVTTTSVARYVFDLGDWNRSAWIVPLGASGHPGSPHYADQARDWAQIRLRPMRYDWDRIRTDAAHHQRLIPTRS; encoded by the coding sequence ATGACGCTGACCCCGCAGGCTCTCGCAGCGGCTCTTCCCGACCTCGACGGATCGGTCCCGGCGCCGGGCCTTCGCGCGCAGGCCGAGATCTGGCGTGATCCGGACGGCATCCCCCATCTCACCGCGGCCTCAGTCGAGGATGTGTTCTTCGCGCAGGGGTTCGTGCACGCCCAGGACCGGCTGTGGCACATGGAGTTCGACCGCCGCCGCGCCCATGGCCGCTGGGCGGAGTACGCAGGCGCCGCGTTCGTTCCTCAGGACCTCTTCTTTCGCCGCCTTCGCCTCGGCGCCTCGGCCCGCAGCGACTACGACGCCCTCAACGCGGAAAGCCGGGCGGTGCTGGACGCCTACGCCGCCGGCGTCAACGCGTTCGTGGCGACGACGCGCGTGCTGCCGATCGAGTTCGCACTGCTGGAGACGCGCCCGGAGCCGTGGACCCCGTGGGACAGCCTGGCCGTCTTCAAGGTGCGCCACGCGGACATGGGCTCGTGGCAGTCTAAGCTCTGGCGCGCCCGGCTCCTCGGTTATCTCGGGCCGGACATGACCGCGTGGCTGTGTCCCGGCGGACAACGGAACCCAACGCTGATCGTGCCGCCCGGCGCCACCTATCGCGGACCGACGCCCGACGGTCTCGACGCATTCACGGGAGCCGCCGCGGCGCTTGCGGACATCGAGCTCGGCGGGGGCAGCAACAACTGGGCGCTGTCGGGACGGCGGACGGCGTCCGGGAAGCCGCTCGTCGCCGGTGACCCGCACCGGGCGCTCGAGGTGCCGAACGTCTACTATCAAAATCATCTCGCCTGCCCGGAGTTCGACGCCGTCGGGTTTTCGTTCCCGGGGGTGGCCGGCCTGCCGCACTTCGGCCACAACCGGTTCGTGGCGTGGTGCGTGACGCACGCGATGGGCGACTACCAGGACCTCTTCATCGAACGGTTTCATCCCGACGACGCGAGGCGGTATTGGTTCCGAGGGGAGTGGCGGCAGGCGGAGATCGTGCGGGAGACGATTCGCGTGCGAGGCGCCTCGCCGGTCACCGTGGACGTCACGATCACGCACCACGGGCCGGTTGCCGCCGGCGATCCGGCGCGCGGGCACGCGATCGCGTTCTGTTACAGCGCCACGAACGGGCCGAATCGAACGTTCGAGGCGTGCGTGCCGATGCTGCGCGCGGTCTCGGCCGACGCCCTCGAGGACGCGATGCGGCCGTGGGTCGAGCCCGCCAACAACTTCGTCTTCGCGGACGTGTACGGCACGATCGGGTATCGCACGCGCGGCCAGATCCCGATCCGCGCGGCCGCAAACGCCTGGCTCCCGGTACCCGGCTGGGACGGCGCGCACGAGTGGCGCGGGACGATCCCGTTCGAGGAGATGCCCGCCTACCGGAACCCCGACACGGGCTGGATCGCCACTGCGAACGGACGCATCACGGGGCCGGAGTACCCGCACTACCTCGGGCTCGATTTCGCCGCGGACTTTCGAACGCGGCGGGTGATCGAGCGTCTCGGCCCGCTCGAGCGGGCCACCGCGGACGACATGGCGGCGATCCACGCCGACCGCGCGTCGATCCCCGCAGGTGAGCTGCGAGACCTGCTGGGCGCGGTCACCCCGAACGGCCCCGCGGCGCGGGAGGCGCTCGAGCGGCTGCGCGCCTGGGACGGGGCGATGGTGCCCGACGCGGTCGCGCCCACGATCTACGTTGCGCTTCGGGAGCGGCTGATGCGCGATCTGCTGAGCCCGGTTCTCGGACCGCTGGCCCTGGACGCCTTCGCCGCGACGCCCGGCGGCGGCGTCGCGCACATGGCGCGGCTCAGGGCGCGCCTCACCGAATGGATCCGCGAGGACGACCGCACGCTGCTTCCGGCCGACCGCGACTGGCCGGCCGCGATCGGCCGCGCGCTCGACGGTGCGGCGGCCGATCTCCGCGCGGCGCTCGGCGGGGACGTCGAGTCGTGGCGCTGGGACCGAGTCCACGTCACCCAACCGCGCCATCCGCTCACGACCGTGTTCCCGCAACACGCGGCCCTGTTGAATCCGCCCTCGGTCGGGGCCGGCGGCGACGGAGACACCGTGCAGGCCGCCGCGTTCGTCCCCGGCGCGGGATACGGGGTCACGACCACGTCGGTCGCCCGCTACGTCTTCGATCTGGGGGACTGGAACAGGAGTGCGTGGATCGTCCCCCTGGGCGCCTCAGGCCATCCCGGGAGCCCACACTACGCGGACCAAGCGAGGGATTGGGCGCAGATCCGCCTCCGCCCGATGCGCTACGACTGGGACCGTATCCGTACGGACGCCGCGCATCATCAGCGGCTCATCCCGACGCGCTCGTAA